From one Lotus japonicus ecotype B-129 chromosome 3, LjGifu_v1.2 genomic stretch:
- the LOC130743756 gene encoding uncharacterized protein LOC130743756, with amino-acid sequence MNYLFFEVHDRAAQVLRQLPNSRKVSVFDDFLKRNWRQTIEQIKDLSEKTICIVLTTIKIFTEGYERWYPACKCTKKVYPADGMYFCESCNRHVLSTTPRFKLQAHVMDEKNTTTFVIFDQEASAVLNTSCADLVDASSKNPGDSMLPPEIMTLIDWTFLFKIEVDNRANSRFQPSYRMKKICVDHEIISNLLAANPPAAAGPYLLLTTPISNENVASSSSDLATAS; translated from the exons ATGAATTATTTGTTTTTTGAGGTTCATGACCGTGCTGCTCAGGTCCTGAGGCAGCTTCCAAATTCTCGAAAGGTATCAGTTTTTGATGATTTCTTGAAAAGGAATTGGCGGCAGACAATTGAGCAAATTAAGGATCTGTCTGAG aaaacaATTTGCATCGTGTTAACCACAATAAAGATTTTTACAGAAGGTTATGAACGGTGGTACCCTGCCTGCAAATGTACTAAGAAGGTTTACCctgctgatgggatgtatttTTGCGAGTCATGTAACCGCCATGTGTTATCCACTACTCCTAGGTTCAAACTGCAAGCCCATGTTATGGATGAGAAGAACACAACGACCTTTGTAATCTTTGATCAGGAAGCTTCTGCTGTGCTCAATACATCATGTGCTGATTTAGTTGATGCTTCAAGCAAG AACCCTGGAGATTCCATGCTCCCTCCAGAAATCATGACTTTGATTGACTGGACCTTTTTGTTCAAGATTGAAGTCGACAATAGAGCTAACTCCCGGTTCCAACCTTCATATCGTATGAAGAAAATTTGTGTTGATCATGAAATTATTTCCAATTTGCTTGCTGCCAACCCCCCTGCGGCGGCAGGTCCTTACCTACTACTAACTACCCCTATTTCGAATGAAAATGTtgcatcatcttcttctgattTGGCTACAGCTTCCTAG
- the LOC130745850 gene encoding tubby-like F-box protein 7, with protein sequence MSLRNVFRSRKFSRSFPEVRSIDTADEDLHGGGAAEEANAWSTMLPELLGEIIRRVDAAEDHWPHRQNVVACACVCKRWRDMTREIVRSPSHNGKITFPSCLKQPGPSDPHQCLIKRNKKTSTFYLYLALTSSLTDKGKFLLAARRYRCGTHTEYIISLDADDLSQGSNAYVGKLSSDFLGTNFTIFDSQPPHSGAKPSSGRASRRFASKQISPQVPAGNFEVGQVSYKFNLLKSRGPRRMVCSLKCPVSSAGESPDSMSPDGNKMHSKEHGYTILKNKAPRWHEHLQCWCLNFHGRVTVASVKNFQLVATVDQSQPGGKGDEETVLLQFGKVGDDIFTMDYRQPLSAFQAFAICLTSFGTKLACE encoded by the exons ATGTCGCTGAGGAACGTTTTCCGTTCTCGCAAATTCTCCAGATCCTTCCCGGAAGTCCGATCAATCGACACCGCCGACGAGGACCTCCACGGCGGCGGCGCCGCCGAGGAGGCCAATGCGTGGTCCACCATGTTGCCGGAGCTTCTCGGGGAAATCATTCGCCGCGTCGACGCCGCCGAGGACCACTGGCCGCACCGCCAAAACGTCGTCGCTTGCGCCTGCGTTTGCAAGCGCTGGAGAGACATGACTCGCGAGATCGTTCGGTCTCCTTCTCACAACGGCAAAATCACTTTCCCTTCTTGCCTTAAACAG CCAGGGCCAAGTGATCCCCACCAATGTCTTATAAAGCGGAACAAGAAGACCTCAACGTTTTATCTCTATCTTGCTCTTACATCAT CATTGACAGATAAAGGGAAATTTCTGTTAGCAGCTAGAAGATATAGGTGTGGTACCCATACTGAGTATATAATATCACTTGATGCTGATGATTTATCCCAAGGAAGCAATGCTTATGTTGGAAAGTTAAG CTCGGATTTTCTTGGTACCAACTTCACAATTTTTGACAGCCAACCACCCCATAGTGGTGCCAAACCATCAAGTGGTAGGGCTAGCCGTCGTTTTGCCAGCAAACAGATAAGTCCTCAAGTTCCTGCAGGTAACTTTGAGGTGGGGCAGGTCTCCTACAAGTTCAACCTTTTGAAATCAAGAGGTCCAAGGAGGATGGTTTGCTCACTGAAGTGTCCTGTCTCCTCCGCGGGTGAGAGTCCAGATAGCATGTCTCCGGATGGCAATAAGATGCACAGTAAAGAACATGGCTACACAATCTTGAAGAATAAAGCTCCGAGGTGGCATGAGCATTTGCAGTGCTGGTGCTTGAATTTCCATGGTCGTGTGACAGTTGCATCAGTGAAGAACTTTCAGCTGGTTGCTACTGTGGACCAAAGCCAACCTGGAGGGAAAGGAGACGAGGAAACGGTTCTCCTTCAGTTTGGTAAAGTAGGGGATGATATTTTTACCATGGATTATAGGCAGCCCTTATCT